A portion of the Thiohalorhabdus denitrificans genome contains these proteins:
- the dinB gene encoding DNA polymerase IV encodes METERRILHCDMDSFFAAVHMRDEPHLREVPLVIGGDPEGRGVVSTANYAAREYGIHSAQPAATAKRLCPHAVFLRPELERYRRESRRIMAIFRDFTEVVEPASLDEAYLEVTNRLEPYGSATAVAEAIRARVREETGLTVSIGVSSSRLVAKIASDWDKPDGLTVVRPERVQDFLAPLPVRKLHGVGPATEEVLAGMGIATVADLRDRSREQLAEALGQFGLTLHDFARGIDPRPVGVPRERKSLGVEDTFQQDINELEEMDRRLTTMAGHVAEQLAARGLSGRTVTAKVRFPDFRTLTRSQTLERATADPGEIAAWARRLLRRTEAGQRPVRLLGVTVSNLEEAGAEAEQFSLFGSQTKD; translated from the coding sequence ATGGAGACCGAGCGCCGCATCCTCCACTGCGACATGGACAGCTTCTTCGCCGCGGTGCACATGCGCGACGAGCCGCACCTACGCGAGGTGCCCCTGGTAATCGGCGGCGACCCCGAGGGGCGCGGGGTGGTCTCCACCGCCAACTACGCCGCCCGCGAATACGGCATCCACTCCGCCCAGCCCGCCGCCACTGCCAAGCGGCTCTGCCCCCATGCCGTCTTTTTGCGCCCGGAGCTGGAGCGCTACCGGCGCGAGTCCCGACGCATCATGGCCATCTTCCGCGATTTCACCGAGGTGGTGGAGCCCGCCTCCCTGGACGAGGCCTACCTGGAGGTCACCAACCGCCTGGAGCCCTACGGCTCCGCCACCGCGGTGGCCGAGGCCATCCGCGCGCGGGTGCGGGAGGAGACGGGACTGACCGTCAGCATCGGGGTCTCCAGCTCCCGCCTCGTGGCCAAGATCGCCAGTGACTGGGACAAGCCGGACGGCCTCACCGTGGTACGGCCCGAGCGGGTCCAGGACTTCCTGGCGCCGCTGCCGGTGCGCAAGCTGCACGGCGTGGGCCCCGCCACCGAGGAGGTGCTGGCCGGCATGGGCATCGCCACCGTGGCGGATCTGCGCGACCGGTCCCGGGAGCAGCTCGCCGAGGCCCTGGGCCAGTTCGGTCTGACCCTGCACGATTTCGCCCGCGGCATCGATCCCCGCCCGGTGGGCGTGCCCCGCGAGCGCAAGAGCCTGGGGGTGGAGGACACCTTCCAGCAGGACATCAATGAGCTGGAGGAGATGGACCGCCGCCTCACCACCATGGCCGGCCACGTGGCGGAGCAGCTTGCCGCCCGGGGCCTGTCCGGGCGGACGGTGACCGCCAAGGTGCGCTTCCCCGACTTCCGGACACTGACCCGCAGCCAGACCCTGGAGCGGGCCACCGCCGACCCCGGGGAGATCGCCGCCTGGGCCCGGCGCCTCCTGCGCAGGACGGAGGCCGGACAGCGGCCGGTGCGCCTGCTGGGCGTGACGGTGAGCAACCTGGAGGAGGCGGGGGCCGAGGCGGAACAGTTCAGCCTCTTCGGTTCCCAGACAAAAGACTGA
- a CDS encoding DUF488 domain-containing protein, with the protein MGEVRLKRVYDDAEPADGERILVERMWPRGMRKEDARLDLWLKEVAPSPELRNWFGHDPEKWPEFKRRYRDELSQRPDLLEDLRQRARSGPVTLLYAARDREHNSAVALRETLEEANSR; encoded by the coding sequence ATGGGCGAGGTCCGGTTGAAGCGCGTCTACGACGACGCCGAGCCCGCGGACGGCGAGCGCATCCTGGTGGAGCGTATGTGGCCCCGCGGCATGCGCAAGGAGGACGCCCGGCTCGACCTCTGGCTCAAGGAGGTGGCCCCGAGCCCGGAGCTGCGCAATTGGTTCGGCCACGACCCGGAGAAGTGGCCGGAGTTCAAGCGCCGCTATCGGGACGAGCTCTCGCAGCGCCCCGACCTGCTGGAGGATCTGCGGCAGCGGGCCCGTTCCGGTCCGGTCACCCTGCTCTACGCCGCCCGGGACCGCGAGCACAATAGCGCCGTGGCCCTGCGCGAGACCCTGGAGGAAGCCAATTCCCGCTGA